The following proteins are co-located in the Streptomyces bottropensis ATCC 25435 genome:
- a CDS encoding S8 family peptidase, which yields MLPRFGEHIATNHVERLPLKSHKRRKRAVTTVPLAAALAAALGAGLLASTPDSANAAPSTGTGAPARTVTLVTGDRVSLDAEGKVTGVTAAEGREGMAFRVQQAAGHAYVLPRDAEQLIANGTADRRLFDVTRLVSSRYDDARRSDLPLIVTYDKGASVSASTFRGSGATVRRDLPSINGDAVRARKSEGADLWETLTSGTGSAKVRKIWLDGKVKATLDRSVPQIGAPAAHTAGYDGKGVEVAVLDTGIDATHPDLKDRIDAVKNFSAAADTVDRAGHGTHVASTIAGSGAASPTGAKYAGVAPGARLLVGKVLDDSGEGDDSGVIAGMQWAVAQGAKVVNMSLGGTDSPGIDPVEQAVNDLSASSGALFVIAAGNEGPGEGTIGTPGSAASALTVGAVDRRDAIAEFSSRGPTADGFLKPDVTAPGVDIVAAKAAEGFMGDPAADGYVSMSGTSMATPHVAGAAAILAQRHPDWTGRQIKAALTASAKPTAATSAYIQGTGRVDVARAIGQRLTSSPTALGFGTQAYPHTDDQPVTKDVTYRNAGTEPVTLDLATEAYGNDAKPAAEGLFTVSPQRLTVPAGGEATATVTTDTRVGTAEGSFGGSLTATTADGTTTARTSLGVVREVESYDLTIKHLDLKGKALGDASTSIYGLDNDIWTEASDEKDGQVTIRLPKGRYALEGVLRTLGTGGSVLLHPKFALTKDTTLVMDARKTKPVKITVPDGAAKPNGAMFFFHVDVNDKPYTSVYDVPSFGSIRVGQLGAPAPAAEVSAMYHGIWTHKAVNYRLAWNRTGDLSGFTKNVKRAQLTKVKVVVGTPVKGKTTTIAAAPLMYGGFYNQHSTAGRLPLTGTDYVLPNGIKWFYQASQYGAPDAEGEPTWESTQAAVPRAYAAGKDHIQRFNTGVFGPTLPSGPLAAVLDRPEAVRVGDTFTAYVPLFSDGVGNLGTSAHTKARSSLHADGKKIFAVNDALNGDAYTVPAGKRTYKLAVDVSRAPARYAVSTRTTATWTFTSAHVPGDTAERLPLTVVRYTPKLSTASTTKAGTTLTVPFGLQGAATKVGTLRKLAFTVSYDDGRTWKKTTAVNGKLLKLRSPAKPGPVSLRVTLTDADGNTLTQTIHRAYRTTK from the coding sequence ATGCTGCCCAGATTCGGCGAGCACATCGCCACGAACCATGTCGAAAGGCTTCCGTTGAAGTCGCACAAGCGCAGGAAACGAGCGGTCACCACCGTCCCGCTGGCGGCCGCACTGGCGGCGGCGCTCGGCGCCGGGCTGCTGGCGAGCACGCCCGACAGCGCCAACGCCGCGCCCTCCACCGGCACCGGCGCCCCCGCCAGGACCGTCACCCTCGTCACCGGCGACCGGGTGAGCCTCGACGCCGAGGGCAAGGTGACCGGCGTGACGGCCGCCGAGGGCCGCGAGGGGATGGCCTTCCGCGTCCAGCAGGCCGCGGGCCACGCGTATGTCCTGCCGCGCGATGCCGAACAGCTGATCGCGAACGGGACCGCCGACCGGCGGCTGTTCGACGTGACGCGACTGGTGAGTTCGCGCTACGACGACGCCCGCCGCTCCGACCTGCCGCTGATCGTCACCTACGACAAGGGCGCGTCCGTCTCGGCGAGCACGTTCCGCGGCTCGGGCGCGACCGTCCGGCGGGACCTGCCGAGCATCAACGGCGACGCCGTACGCGCCCGCAAGTCCGAGGGCGCGGACCTGTGGGAGACCCTCACCAGCGGCACCGGCTCCGCGAAGGTCAGGAAGATCTGGCTGGACGGAAAGGTGAAGGCGACCCTGGACAGGAGCGTGCCGCAGATCGGCGCGCCCGCGGCGCACACGGCGGGATACGACGGCAAGGGCGTCGAGGTCGCCGTCCTCGACACCGGCATCGACGCCACGCACCCGGACCTCAAGGACCGTATCGACGCGGTGAAGAACTTCTCCGCCGCCGCGGACACCGTCGACCGTGCGGGCCACGGCACGCACGTCGCCTCGACGATCGCGGGCTCCGGGGCCGCGTCCCCCACGGGCGCGAAGTACGCGGGCGTCGCGCCCGGCGCCCGGCTCCTGGTCGGCAAGGTGCTCGACGACTCCGGCGAGGGCGACGACTCCGGCGTCATCGCCGGTATGCAGTGGGCCGTCGCCCAGGGTGCCAAGGTCGTCAACATGAGCCTGGGCGGTACCGACAGCCCCGGCATCGACCCCGTCGAGCAGGCCGTCAACGACCTGTCGGCCAGTTCCGGCGCCCTGTTCGTCATAGCCGCCGGCAACGAGGGCCCGGGGGAGGGCACCATCGGCACCCCCGGCAGCGCGGCCTCCGCGCTCACCGTCGGCGCGGTCGACCGCCGGGACGCCATCGCCGAGTTCTCCAGCCGGGGCCCCACGGCCGACGGCTTCCTCAAGCCCGACGTCACCGCGCCGGGCGTGGACATCGTCGCCGCCAAGGCCGCCGAGGGCTTCATGGGCGACCCCGCCGCCGACGGCTACGTCTCCATGAGCGGTACGTCGATGGCGACCCCGCATGTGGCGGGCGCCGCGGCGATCCTGGCGCAGCGGCACCCGGACTGGACGGGCCGGCAGATCAAGGCCGCCCTCACCGCCTCGGCGAAGCCGACCGCCGCCACCTCCGCGTACATCCAGGGCACCGGCCGGGTGGATGTCGCCAGGGCGATCGGCCAGCGGCTCACCAGCAGTCCGACCGCGCTGGGCTTCGGGACGCAGGCGTACCCCCACACCGACGACCAGCCGGTGACCAAGGACGTCACCTACCGCAACGCGGGCACCGAGCCGGTCACCCTCGACCTGGCCACCGAGGCCTACGGCAACGACGCAAAGCCCGCCGCCGAGGGCCTGTTCACCGTCTCGCCGCAGCGGCTCACCGTCCCGGCGGGCGGTGAGGCGACCGCCACCGTGACCACCGACACCCGCGTGGGAACGGCCGAAGGCAGCTTCGGAGGCTCGCTGACCGCCACCACCGCCGACGGCACGACGACCGCGCGCACCTCCCTGGGCGTGGTCCGCGAGGTCGAGTCGTACGACCTGACCATCAAGCACCTCGACCTCAAGGGCAAGGCCCTCGGCGACGCCTCGACGAGTATCTACGGCCTGGACAACGACATCTGGACGGAGGCCTCCGACGAGAAGGACGGCCAGGTCACCATCCGTCTGCCGAAGGGGCGTTACGCCCTGGAAGGCGTGCTCCGCACCCTCGGCACCGGAGGGTCCGTGCTGCTGCACCCGAAGTTCGCGCTGACCAAGGACACGACCCTGGTCATGGACGCCCGGAAGACGAAGCCCGTCAAGATCACCGTGCCGGACGGCGCGGCCAAGCCCAATGGCGCGATGTTCTTCTTCCACGTCGACGTCAACGACAAGCCGTACACCTCTGTGTACGACGTCCCCTCTTTCGGCAGCATCCGCGTCGGACAGCTCGGTGCCCCGGCGCCGGCCGCCGAGGTGTCCGCGATGTACCACGGCATCTGGACCCACAAGGCCGTCAACTACCGGCTGGCCTGGAACCGCACGGGTGATCTGTCCGGCTTCACCAAGAACGTCAAGCGCGCCCAGCTCACCAAGGTCAAGGTCGTCGTCGGTACGCCCGTCAAGGGCAAGACCACGACCATCGCCGCCGCACCGCTGATGTACGGCGGCTTCTACAACCAGCACTCGACCGCGGGCCGTCTGCCGCTGACCGGCACCGACTACGTGCTGCCCAACGGAATCAAGTGGTTCTACCAGGCCAGCCAGTACGGCGCCCCCGACGCCGAGGGCGAGCCGACGTGGGAGAGCACGCAGGCCGCCGTCCCCAGGGCGTACGCGGCGGGCAAGGACCACATCCAGCGCTTCAACACCGGCGTCTTCGGCCCGACCCTCCCCTCGGGTCCCCTCGCGGCCGTCCTCGACCGGCCCGAAGCGGTACGCGTCGGCGACACCTTCACGGCGTACGTCCCGCTGTTCTCCGACGGCGTCGGCAACCTGGGCACTTCCGCCCACACCAAGGCCAGGAGCTCCCTGCACGCCGACGGCAAGAAGATCTTCGCCGTGAACGACGCGCTGAACGGCGACGCGTACACGGTTCCCGCGGGCAAGCGCACGTACAAGCTCGCTGTTGACGTCTCCCGCGCTCCGGCGCGGTACGCGGTCAGCACGCGGACGACCGCCACCTGGACCTTCACCTCGGCCCACGTCCCCGGTGACACCGCCGAGCGGCTCCCGCTGACCGTCGTCCGCTACACGCCCAAGCTGTCGACGGCCAGTACCACCAAGGCCGGTACGACCCTCACCGTGCCCTTCGGCCTCCAGGGCGCGGCCACCAAGGTCGGCACGCTGCGCAAGCTGGCCTTCACCGTCTCCTACGACGACGGAAGGACCTGGAAGAAGACCACCGCCGTGAACGGCAAGCTGCTCAAGCTGCGCAGCCCCGCCAAGCCCGGCCCCGTCTCCCTTCGTGTCACCCTCACCGACGCCGACGGCAACACCCTGACCCAGACCATCCACCGCGCCTACCGCACCACCAAGTAG
- a CDS encoding ABC transporter permease subunit has product MSTMTSTGGTGGTFSDSARSETGRGRGLRLSGMNWLVWRQHRAAYWTLLAATAITVAVLVYQRHQMITYLDGYGYPHLKSGWEDRFDQGPLNMAARLLGLLPVVVGVLLGGPLLAGDLENGTAKLVNAQSVSRVRWLATKLGVTALVVVVCTTALSAAFTWWWSPVRSSSYVLTWADPAGFDNSGPVPVALTLLTVVGGVAIGMLVRRTLLSMVVTLGFAVALQVAWSYFRMSLGNVITVTSHNGVGDNSQPNRPDSAHVLDESYLTASGDLIGWGSCAEGTEKARDACLDKAQVVGWSVDYIPISQMSAMQWFGASILLALTAAIAAFVILWGRKRLV; this is encoded by the coding sequence ATGAGCACGATGACCAGCACCGGCGGTACCGGCGGTACCTTCTCCGACTCCGCCCGCAGCGAGACCGGCCGTGGCCGTGGCCTCCGGCTCAGCGGCATGAACTGGCTCGTCTGGCGTCAGCACCGCGCCGCCTACTGGACGCTGCTGGCCGCCACCGCGATCACCGTCGCGGTGCTCGTGTACCAGCGCCACCAGATGATCACGTACCTCGACGGATACGGCTATCCCCACCTCAAGTCCGGCTGGGAGGACAGGTTCGACCAGGGGCCGCTCAACATGGCCGCCCGACTGCTCGGGCTCCTGCCCGTCGTGGTCGGTGTCCTCCTCGGTGGGCCCCTCCTCGCCGGCGACCTGGAGAACGGCACCGCCAAGCTGGTCAACGCGCAGTCCGTCAGCCGCGTCCGCTGGCTCGCCACCAAGCTCGGTGTGACCGCGCTCGTGGTCGTGGTGTGCACCACGGCGCTCTCCGCCGCGTTCACCTGGTGGTGGTCGCCGGTCAGGTCGTCGTCATACGTCCTGACCTGGGCCGACCCCGCAGGATTCGACAACAGCGGACCCGTGCCCGTGGCGCTCACCCTGCTCACCGTCGTCGGTGGCGTGGCGATCGGCATGCTGGTGCGCCGGACCCTACTGTCCATGGTCGTCACCCTGGGCTTCGCCGTCGCGCTGCAGGTGGCCTGGTCGTACTTCCGGATGTCCCTCGGGAACGTCATCACGGTCACCAGCCACAACGGCGTGGGTGACAACTCCCAGCCGAACCGGCCCGACAGCGCCCACGTCCTGGACGAGTCCTACCTCACCGCCTCCGGCGACCTCATCGGCTGGGGCAGCTGCGCCGAGGGGACGGAGAAGGCCCGCGACGCCTGCCTGGACAAGGCACAGGTCGTCGGCTGGTCGGTCGACTACATCCCGATCTCCCAGATGTCCGCCATGCAGTGGTTCGGCGCCTCGATCCTGCTGGCCCTGACCGCCGCCATCGCGGCGTTCGTCATCCTCTGGGGTCGCAAGCGCCTCGTCTGA
- a CDS encoding ABC transporter ATP-binding protein: MTSYETGYGGPADTSAIEARGVGRKYRRGWALRDCSFRLPAGRICGLVGPNGAGKTTLMAIAANLLEPTTGTLRVFGAAPESAEATRRTAFLAQEKPLFRRFTVAETLRMGRELNPGWDQRAAEDIVRAGNVPFDAKIGTLSGGQRTRVAFAVSFGKRPDLLLLDEPMSDLDPLVRHELMGTLLAEAAERGTTVLMSTHMLAELENTCDYLLVIAGGGLRLAGEVDELRTSHAVLTGVHSDGRTPPELAYHTVVETRTSGRQFTSLVRPDGPVTGGPWEASTPNLEELLLAYLRTPEAPPLISPSSYVAPQAVAA; the protein is encoded by the coding sequence ATGACGAGCTATGAGACGGGCTACGGGGGGCCGGCGGACACGTCCGCGATAGAAGCCCGCGGGGTGGGCCGGAAGTACCGCCGGGGCTGGGCGCTGCGGGACTGTTCCTTCCGGCTGCCGGCCGGGCGGATCTGCGGTCTGGTCGGTCCCAACGGGGCCGGCAAGACCACGCTGATGGCCATCGCCGCCAACCTGCTGGAGCCGACCACCGGCACCCTGCGCGTGTTCGGCGCGGCCCCCGAGTCCGCAGAGGCAACTCGGCGTACCGCGTTCCTCGCCCAGGAGAAGCCCCTGTTCCGGCGCTTCACCGTCGCCGAGACCCTGCGGATGGGGCGAGAGCTGAACCCCGGCTGGGACCAGCGGGCCGCCGAGGACATCGTCCGCGCGGGCAACGTGCCCTTCGACGCGAAGATCGGCACACTCTCGGGCGGCCAGCGCACCCGGGTGGCCTTCGCCGTCTCCTTCGGCAAGCGTCCCGACCTGCTGCTCCTCGACGAGCCGATGTCGGACCTCGACCCGCTGGTCCGCCACGAGCTGATGGGCACCCTGCTGGCCGAGGCCGCCGAGCGCGGCACCACCGTGCTGATGTCCACCCACATGCTCGCCGAGCTGGAGAACACCTGCGACTACCTGCTGGTCATCGCGGGCGGAGGGCTGCGCCTGGCCGGTGAGGTCGACGAACTCCGCACCTCGCACGCCGTGCTGACGGGCGTCCACTCCGACGGGCGGACGCCCCCGGAGCTGGCGTACCACACCGTGGTCGAGACCCGGACCAGCGGACGGCAGTTCACCTCGCTGGTACGCCCCGACGGGCCGGTCACCGGCGGCCCGTGGGAGGCGAGCACCCCGAACCTGGAGGAGCTCCTGCTCGCCTATCTCCGCACGCCCGAAGCCCCGCCCCTGATCAGCCCCAGTTCCTACGTCGCCCCGCAGGCGGTGGCGGCATGA
- a CDS encoding GntR family transcriptional regulator: MVVKGLEFRIDRRSGVAAYQQIVQQTKQALRLGVLGPGDQLPTAKAVAQTSAVNPNTTLKAYRELEREGLVEARPGLGTFVRQSLARPQAAVDSPLRGELESWMDRAREAGLEQDDVTALVTSVMEERYAGTGPDAEHAGPAGPAGPAGTTKSTKAAITTKATGTTGTTGTRGHA, translated from the coding sequence ATGGTGGTGAAGGGGTTGGAGTTCCGCATCGACAGGCGGAGCGGGGTCGCCGCCTACCAGCAGATCGTTCAGCAGACCAAGCAGGCGCTACGGCTCGGCGTACTCGGGCCCGGCGACCAGTTGCCCACGGCCAAGGCGGTTGCGCAGACCTCCGCGGTCAACCCCAACACCACGCTCAAGGCGTACCGCGAGCTGGAGCGGGAGGGGCTGGTCGAAGCGCGGCCGGGACTGGGGACCTTCGTGCGTCAGTCGCTGGCTCGTCCGCAGGCGGCGGTGGATTCACCGTTGCGCGGCGAGCTGGAGAGCTGGATGGACCGGGCCCGCGAGGCGGGTCTCGAACAGGACGACGTGACCGCTCTGGTCACGTCGGTGATGGAGGAGCGGTACGCCGGGACCGGGCCAGACGCCGAGCACGCGGGACCGGCGGGACCGGCAGGACCGGCAGGAACCACGAAATCCACAAAAGCTGCAATAACCACAAAAGCCACAGGAACCACAGGAACGACGGGGACAAGGGGACACGCATGA
- a CDS encoding ATP-binding protein gives MPESALAPEPWEYVLHIPHDPRAVTVSRRTLRLILTAHGLAALLDPAELLATELIANAVLHTKGPAALRVRWSGDTLWIGAWDADPQPPEPPDNVAKPEMETGRGLALVRACTDIWGWQPSSRFGHSGKYVWCELTAA, from the coding sequence ATGCCCGAAAGCGCACTCGCACCCGAGCCCTGGGAGTACGTCCTCCACATCCCCCACGACCCCCGAGCCGTGACCGTCTCCCGCCGCACCCTCCGCCTGATCCTCACCGCGCACGGCTTGGCCGCCCTGCTGGACCCCGCCGAACTCCTGGCCACGGAGCTGATCGCCAACGCCGTACTCCACACCAAGGGCCCGGCAGCCCTGCGTGTCCGCTGGTCGGGCGACACCCTGTGGATCGGCGCCTGGGATGCCGACCCGCAACCCCCGGAGCCACCGGACAACGTGGCGAAGCCCGAGATGGAGACCGGTCGGGGCCTCGCCCTCGTCCGCGCCTGTACGGACATCTGGGGCTGGCAGCCGTCGTCCCGGTTCGGTCACTCGGGCAAATACGTGTGGTGCGAACTGACGGCCGCGTAG
- a CDS encoding helix-turn-helix domain-containing protein, which yields MAARSNPTARQVRLGTELRRLREAAGLKAREVAAFLDSTSTQMSQVEAGIAAVSAERIRRLAAHYACTDEELIDALAAMAGDRRRGWWNKYRDALPQVNLDVAEAEHHATYLREVVINRVPGLLQTPDYARAVFGYMRPELPESELAPRVEYRLKRRSVIEGDAPTPYQTTVHEFALRVRVADRQTSASQLRWILDRIEQGNVTVRVIPIDQDGFAGAGASMVYAGGPVPKLDTVFRDAPTGVVFIDAEPQLHRLRTLLRRVESAALEPVASRDFIHRLAKEL from the coding sequence ATGGCGGCGAGGAGCAACCCCACCGCACGGCAAGTGCGCCTGGGAACGGAGCTACGCAGGTTGCGCGAGGCCGCCGGCCTGAAGGCCCGCGAGGTCGCGGCGTTCCTGGATTCGACCTCGACCCAGATGAGTCAGGTAGAGGCAGGCATCGCGGCCGTCAGCGCGGAGCGCATCCGCCGTCTGGCAGCCCACTACGCCTGCACCGACGAGGAGTTGATCGACGCCCTCGCGGCAATGGCGGGTGATCGCAGACGAGGCTGGTGGAACAAGTACCGGGATGCCCTGCCCCAGGTGAACCTGGACGTGGCGGAGGCGGAGCACCATGCGACGTACCTCCGCGAAGTCGTCATCAACCGCGTCCCCGGGCTCCTCCAGACTCCGGACTACGCCCGAGCGGTCTTCGGGTACATGCGCCCGGAACTGCCCGAGAGCGAACTCGCACCCCGGGTCGAGTACCGGTTGAAGAGGCGTTCGGTCATCGAGGGCGACGCCCCCACCCCGTACCAGACGACCGTCCACGAGTTCGCCTTGCGAGTCCGAGTGGCCGACCGTCAGACCTCCGCCTCTCAGCTCCGGTGGATTCTGGACCGGATCGAACAAGGCAACGTCACTGTCCGAGTGATCCCCATCGACCAGGACGGCTTCGCCGGTGCCGGAGCCTCGATGGTGTACGCGGGTGGTCCGGTGCCGAAGCTGGACACCGTCTTCCGGGACGCCCCGACCGGCGTCGTGTTCATCGATGCAGAACCGCAGCTGCACCGGCTCCGAACACTCCTTCGTAGAGTGGAGTCGGCGGCGCTGGAACCCGTGGCGTCGCGGGACTTCATCCACCGCTTGGCAAAGGAGTTGTGA
- a CDS encoding DUF397 domain-containing protein, producing MDHTPRWQKSTFSDGGEGDTCVEVAASPDDIHLRESDTPTTVIATTRTPLAHLLHAITAGRLTPPRG from the coding sequence ATGGACCACACCCCGCGCTGGCAGAAGTCGACCTTCTCCGACGGCGGCGAAGGCGACACCTGCGTCGAAGTCGCCGCCTCCCCCGACGACATACACCTCCGCGAGTCCGACACCCCCACCACAGTCATCGCGACCACCCGCACCCCCCTCGCCCACCTCCTCCACGCCATAACCGCCGGCAGACTGACCCCGCCCCGCGGTTGA
- a CDS encoding SGNH/GDSL hydrolase family protein, whose amino-acid sequence MANLRTRLAVLGSAVALAAGALVPAQLAGATPAAAAAYEWVALGDSYTAGVIPAAGDTFEVPRDGCERTDRSYPQVIDRDLGSLIELTNVSCGAATIEDITFNAQEPIGRHLPPLSEDPDYPFPPVPPQSEAVGPGTDVITVGAGGNTLGFAQILFTCLQLGDGSGGVGTPCRDDLADDIPGRLTKVSGDYEEMLTVLHERAPHAKVLTVGYPTVIPEDTAKCRYNDWEQFASITPGDLDWLRDDVLAPLNTVIEKAAGAHGDTFVGLSDSSRNHSVCDSGKWVEGVFTTFPTEVAFVHPNAQGHQNAADQVTPAILNALGVS is encoded by the coding sequence GTGGCAAACTTGCGCACTCGTCTGGCCGTGCTGGGCTCCGCCGTGGCTCTCGCCGCAGGCGCGCTCGTCCCCGCGCAACTCGCCGGCGCCACCCCGGCGGCCGCGGCGGCCTACGAGTGGGTCGCCCTGGGCGACTCCTACACCGCCGGGGTCATCCCGGCCGCGGGCGACACCTTCGAAGTCCCCCGTGACGGCTGCGAGCGCACCGACCGGTCCTACCCCCAGGTCATCGACCGGGATCTCGGTTCACTGATCGAACTGACCAATGTCAGCTGCGGAGCCGCCACCATCGAGGACATCACCTTCAACGCCCAGGAGCCGATCGGCCGCCACCTGCCGCCCCTCTCCGAGGACCCGGACTACCCGTTCCCGCCGGTGCCTCCCCAGTCCGAGGCGGTCGGGCCCGGCACCGACGTGATCACCGTCGGCGCGGGCGGCAACACCCTCGGGTTCGCTCAGATCCTCTTCACCTGTCTGCAACTGGGCGACGGCAGCGGCGGTGTGGGCACACCGTGCCGGGACGACCTGGCCGACGACATCCCCGGCCGGCTGACCAAGGTGAGCGGCGACTACGAGGAGATGCTCACCGTCCTCCACGAGCGGGCCCCGCACGCCAAGGTCCTGACCGTCGGCTACCCCACGGTCATCCCGGAGGACACGGCCAAGTGCCGGTACAACGACTGGGAGCAGTTCGCGTCGATCACCCCGGGAGACCTGGACTGGCTGCGCGACGACGTGCTGGCACCGCTCAACACGGTCATCGAGAAGGCGGCCGGTGCGCACGGGGACACGTTCGTCGGCCTTTCCGACTCCTCCCGGAACCACAGCGTCTGCGACTCGGGCAAGTGGGTGGAAGGCGTCTTCACGACCTTCCCGACCGAGGTGGCCTTCGTCCACCCCAACGCCCAGGGCCACCAGAACGCCGCCGATCAGGTCACCCCGGCGATCCTGAACGCCTTGGGCGTGAGCTGA
- a CDS encoding helix-turn-helix transcriptional regulator — translation MGVRLMVVDDHRLLAEALASALKLRGHRVLAAAAPAAGAAELVITRAPEVCLLGTATPAEPGIFDPVVKIKRERPQVAVLVLGPVPNPRGIAAAFAAGASGYVRHDERIEGVERAIMKARAGEAAVAPQLLQSAFGELLNPAAQPDDEGQRLLQMLTPREVEVLVRVADGEDTRLIAAGMGIAPSTARTHVQRVLMKLGVGSRLEAAALAARTGLLDRAGPVPHGPPGVEA, via the coding sequence ATGGGAGTCCGGCTCATGGTGGTCGACGATCACCGACTGCTGGCCGAGGCGCTGGCCTCGGCGTTGAAGCTGCGCGGGCACCGGGTGCTCGCGGCGGCGGCGCCGGCCGCGGGCGCGGCGGAACTGGTGATCACGAGGGCACCCGAGGTGTGTCTGCTCGGCACGGCGACACCCGCCGAGCCGGGAATCTTCGACCCGGTGGTCAAGATCAAGCGTGAGCGCCCGCAGGTGGCGGTGCTGGTCCTCGGCCCGGTGCCCAACCCGCGTGGCATCGCGGCCGCGTTCGCCGCGGGGGCCTCCGGCTACGTGCGGCACGACGAACGCATCGAGGGCGTCGAGCGGGCCATCATGAAGGCCCGCGCGGGTGAGGCGGCGGTGGCGCCGCAGCTGTTGCAGAGCGCGTTCGGTGAACTGCTGAACCCCGCCGCCCAGCCCGACGACGAGGGCCAGCGCCTGCTCCAGATGCTGACCCCGCGCGAGGTCGAGGTCCTGGTGCGGGTGGCGGACGGCGAGGACACCCGCCTCATCGCGGCGGGCATGGGCATCGCCCCGTCGACGGCCCGCACCCACGTGCAACGCGTCCTGATGAAGCTGGGGGTCGGCTCCCGCCTGGAGGCGGCGGCCCTGGCGGCCCGCACGGGCCTGCTGGACCGGGCGGGCCCGGTGCCGCACGGTCCGCCGGGGGTGGAGGCTTAG